A genomic window from Luteolibacter sp. LG18 includes:
- a CDS encoding mitochondrial fission ELM1 family protein has protein sequence MNSPFVIWQLGDGKPGHENQSLGLAEAIGRRIPVAVHRIDLSGGERLIARLRSTFRQSREFPAPSLIVGAGHATHVPMIGLARRTGTPCVVLMKPSLPAGLFDLCLVPRHDLRGVPGGNIVPTVGALNRVHVADGTPKSGRMILIGGPSSTHGWDTEGTLRALADIVASAPEATWTLTDSRRTPEGVRAKIRSRFPRIELFPHEETDRGWLPDRLAAAAEAWVTEDSISMIYESLTSGARVGLLPVPRQKTGRVARGIDRLVADGFATPYDTWKHDGVLPPPGQVLREADRCAGLILERWYPQAR, from the coding sequence GTGAATTCCCCTTTCGTCATCTGGCAGCTCGGCGATGGAAAGCCGGGCCATGAGAACCAATCGCTCGGGCTGGCCGAGGCGATCGGCCGGCGGATTCCGGTCGCGGTCCACCGCATCGACCTGTCCGGCGGCGAGCGCCTGATCGCCCGGCTGCGGAGCACATTCCGGCAGAGCCGGGAGTTTCCGGCCCCGTCCCTGATCGTGGGCGCGGGCCATGCCACCCACGTGCCGATGATCGGGCTGGCCCGCCGCACCGGCACCCCCTGCGTGGTGCTGATGAAACCGAGCCTGCCCGCCGGCCTCTTCGACCTCTGCCTAGTGCCTCGGCACGACCTCCGCGGTGTGCCGGGCGGCAACATCGTCCCGACCGTCGGCGCGCTCAACCGGGTCCACGTGGCCGATGGCACGCCGAAGTCCGGCCGGATGATCCTGATCGGCGGCCCGTCCTCGACCCATGGCTGGGACACGGAGGGCACGCTTCGCGCGCTGGCGGACATCGTGGCGAGCGCGCCGGAAGCCACTTGGACGCTCACCGACTCCCGCCGGACGCCGGAGGGAGTGCGCGCCAAGATCCGCTCGCGCTTTCCCCGCATCGAGCTGTTTCCGCATGAGGAAACCGACCGTGGCTGGTTGCCAGACCGGCTGGCGGCAGCGGCGGAGGCGTGGGTCACCGAGGACAGCATTTCGATGATCTACGAATCCCTCACCAGCGGGGCCCGGGTCGGGCTGCTGCCGGTGCCGCGCCAGAAAACCGGCCGCGTGGCCCGCGGCATCGACCGCTTGGTCGCGGACGGATTCGCCACCCCTTATGACACGTGGAAGCACGACGGCGTGCTTCCCCCGCCCGGCCAGGTCCTGCGTGAAGCAGACCGTTGCGCCGGACTGATCTTGGAACGATGGTACCCGCAGGCGAGATGA
- a CDS encoding RES family NAD+ phosphorylase: MLIKSNELRALARMLSSSQEAMKRNHRVDGDQHLCWMCVSDKFLKQRIKQTGRRFRCSFCERPSAKTVPLSLLANWIEKVFEDHFERTSPDPSDDDYWHLRNSECGSCWYRDGEPLPDLICEITGVNALVSDALVEILSDRHFRHDLAEMGEECDFAKDSSYSERGISQYGHHQEAWHNFEQSLHRDSRFFNRYACEVLDEIFQGVEDLGTYKGECPVRDIGPGTDIENLFRARVFQSAETLERALKRPDLEIAPPPNERAAAGRMNPHGVSVFYGASTPATALAEVRPPVGADVVIGEFELRRSVRILDLRKLQEVVVENSYFDENCRTLIERAAFLRELSCRIVQPAMPERADRDYLVTQVIADYLASQRNLDGILFPSVQTSEGFNVVLFPRASRTERFALPEGADISVGPAGYDDDRPSRDFSVHVSLPPTEEGQCDLGDESIAPFAFPNVDNDSRQTTLRLRPSSIVVHRVREVRFETIAATVMRTELPRGPDLSWML, translated from the coding sequence ATGTTAATAAAAAGCAATGAGTTGCGTGCTTTGGCCAGAATGCTTTCATCAAGCCAAGAGGCCATGAAACGAAACCATCGGGTCGACGGCGACCAGCATCTCTGCTGGATGTGCGTATCGGACAAATTCCTGAAGCAACGTATCAAACAAACCGGCCGGAGGTTTAGGTGCAGCTTTTGCGAACGACCTTCAGCCAAAACGGTTCCTCTGTCCCTGTTGGCGAACTGGATCGAGAAGGTTTTTGAAGATCACTTCGAGCGAACCTCCCCTGATCCATCAGACGATGATTATTGGCATCTTCGAAACTCAGAATGCGGTTCGTGCTGGTATCGTGACGGAGAGCCGCTCCCTGATTTGATCTGCGAAATCACCGGAGTTAACGCACTGGTTTCCGATGCACTGGTGGAAATTCTCTCCGATCGCCATTTTAGGCACGACTTGGCAGAAATGGGTGAAGAGTGTGATTTCGCGAAGGATTCAAGCTACAGTGAACGCGGGATAAGCCAGTATGGCCATCATCAAGAAGCGTGGCATAATTTCGAGCAAAGCCTGCATCGAGACAGCCGATTCTTCAATCGGTATGCCTGCGAAGTTCTCGACGAAATTTTTCAAGGAGTTGAAGATCTTGGTACTTACAAGGGTGAATGTCCCGTGCGAGACATTGGTCCCGGAACTGATATCGAGAATCTCTTCCGGGCTCGCGTTTTTCAATCGGCAGAAACTTTGGAAAGGGCATTGAAACGTCCTGATTTGGAAATAGCTCCGCCTCCAAATGAAAGAGCTGCTGCAGGACGCATGAATCCACATGGCGTATCCGTTTTTTACGGGGCTAGCACGCCGGCCACTGCACTTGCGGAAGTGCGTCCGCCGGTCGGCGCAGATGTCGTGATCGGCGAGTTTGAACTGCGGCGGAGCGTAAGGATTCTCGACCTCAGAAAGCTCCAAGAAGTAGTGGTGGAAAACAGCTATTTCGACGAAAATTGTCGAACCTTAATCGAGCGAGCCGCATTCCTCAGGGAATTGAGTTGTCGAATCGTTCAGCCTGCCATGCCCGAACGCGCGGATAGGGATTACCTTGTAACTCAAGTAATTGCTGACTACCTCGCGTCCCAACGTAATTTAGATGGCATCCTTTTTCCCTCAGTGCAAACAAGCGAGGGGTTCAATGTGGTTCTCTTCCCAAGGGCATCTCGGACGGAGCGGTTCGCACTTCCTGAGGGTGCTGACATTTCTGTCGGGCCTGCTGGGTATGACGACGACAGGCCATCCCGAGATTTTTCTGTGCATGTTTCCCTTCCTCCCACGGAAGAGGGGCAATGCGATTTGGGTGATGAGTCGATCGCTCCCTTTGCGTTTCCGAATGTTGATAATGACAGCAGGCAAACGACGTTGCGCCTCCGTCCCAGTAGCATTGTGGTCCATCGGGTCCGGGAGGTTCGGTTCGAAACGATTGCTGCGACCGTGATGAGAACAGAATTACCTCGAGGTCCTGACCTTTCTTGGATGCTATAG